CCGGGAACAGCAGGAGCCCGATGAACACGAAGCTCAGGACGGCGGCGATCATGAGGGCGACGAAGACGACGATCTGGAAGTTCAGCGAGTTCTTGGCGTTCTGTTTGACGAGCTCGTCGTCGTCGTCCGCGAGGAGCAAGAACAGGATCGGGCCGAGGAACGACGCGAAGAGGGCCGACGCGTGCGACAGCGCCGCGAGCGTCGTGTCGCCCTCGACGCGCTCGGAGGATACTGATGACATGACGAAAGTGGGGTTTCGGAGCTAGCTGATAAGCTTTGGGAGAGAAACTCGGTTCGGTCCCGCGCCAGTCCGGCGTCAGCGCCGGTCAGTCGGCGGTCGACGGCCCCTCGTCGGCGGGCTCCGCCTCCGGCACGTCGTGCGTCCAGCGCGGCTCGATCTCCCGGTTCGCCACGACGACGCGGTCGCCGTTGTCCGCGTCGATCCGCGTCTTCCGAAGTTCGATGGCGGCGACGGTGCCGGTCATGCCCTTCGCCTCGACGCGGTAGCCGACGTTGAAGTCGGGGTCACGCAGGAGGTAGACGCCCGCCACGGTGTCTTCGATCATCTCGGAGAGCGCGTACGAGACCCCTAAGGCGATGAAGCCGACGGCGGTGCCTAAACTCGCCGCGATGTCGCCCATGCCGAGCACCTTCAGGAACGTGAGCGCGACGCCGAACCACAGGAAGATGGAGACGAGCGTGACGATGAGATCGCCCACCAGTTCGCGGTCGCCGACGTACATCCGCTCGATCGACGTGCGGACGAGCGAGAGGACGACCCGGACCGTCACGTACGCTAAGGCGAGGAAGACCAGCCCCGAGAGCAGCCGGGGAATCGCGACGGCGAGCCCCTCGACGAAGTCGGTGAGCGAACGGGTCAGAACCGACGGGATCGCGGTCATGACGCGCACGACGCCGGCCGCCGGTGAAAAGCTGACGGGGGCGAGGAGATCGCCGTTCCGTCGGGCCGTTCGCTCGCCCCGCCCACAAGCGCAACGCCTGTAAGCGCGGGGGGAGAGGGTATTCGTATGACCGTCTGCGAAGCGCCGGGGAAGGTGTACCTCTTCGGCGAACACGCCGTCGTCTACGGCGAACCCGCCGTGCCGGCGGCGATCGAGCGCCGGGCCGCGGTGACCGCCGAGCCGCGCGAGGACGACCACGTGCGCGTCGAGGCCGAGGACCTCTCCCTCGACGGGTTCACGGTCGAGTACTCGGGCGGCACCGGCGACCGACCCGACGTCGACGTGCCGACGCCGCTCGTCGAGGCCGCGATGGGCTACGTCGACGCGGCCGTCGAGCAGGCGCGGGAGGCGGCCGACGCGCCCGACGCCGGCTTCGACATCACCGTCGAGAGCGACATCCCGCTGGGGGCGGGGCTGGGGTCGTCGGCGGCCGTCGTCGTGGCCGGCATCGACGCCGCGACCCGCGCGCTGGGCGAGCCGCTCGACCGCCGGGAGCTGGCCGACCGCGCGTACCAAGCCGAGTTCGAGGTCCAAGACGGACAGGCCTCCAGAGCCGACACCTTCTGCTCGACGATGGGGGGCGCGGTCCGCGTCGAGGGCGACGACTGCGAGCTGATCGACGCCCCGAACCTCCCGTTCGTCGTCGGGTTCGACGGCGGCGCGGGGGACACGGGCGAACTGGTCGCCGGCGTCCGGGAGCTTCGCGAGGAGCACGGGTTCGCCGCGGACACCGTCGAGTCGATCGGTGACGTCGTCCGGACGGGCGAGGAGCTGCTGGCCGAGGCCCCGGCCGACGCGGACCCGGAGCCGGCGCTGCTCGCGGAACTGGGAGAGCTGATGGACTTCAACCACGGGCTGCTCGCGGCGCTCGGCGTCTCCGCCCGGTCGCTCGACGCGATGGTGTGGGCAGCACGCGACGCGGGCGCGCACGGCGCGAAGCTCACCGGCGCGGGCGGCGGCGGCTGTATCGTCGCGCTCGACGAGAGCGACGCCACGGAGACCGCGCTCTCGTTCACGCAGGGCTGCGAGGAGGCGTTCCGCGCCGAGCTTGCGACCGAGGGCGTCCGGGTGGTGGAGCCGTGACGGAGCGCGATCCGACGGGCGCGTCCGGGGAGGAGGCCGCAGCTTCCGGGGAGGACGTTCCCGACGGCGCCGCGCCCCCCGTCGTCCTCAAGCTCGGCGGGAGCCTGATCACGGAGAAGGACCGCCCCGAGACGCTCGACGACGCGGCGCTCGACGACGCCTGCGACGCGGTCGCGGACGCGCTCGCGGCCGGCGAGGTCGGCCGGCTCGTCGTCGTCCACGGCGGCGGGAGCTTCGGCCACCACCACGCCAGCGAGCACGGGGTGTCGACGACGGACGGAACGCGCGACGCCGACGCGGTGGCCGCGGTCCAC
The sequence above is a segment of the Halorubrum sp. 2020YC2 genome. Coding sequences within it:
- a CDS encoding mechanosensitive ion channel domain-containing protein, producing MTAIPSVLTRSLTDFVEGLAVAIPRLLSGLVFLALAYVTVRVVLSLVRTSIERMYVGDRELVGDLIVTLVSIFLWFGVALTFLKVLGMGDIAASLGTAVGFIALGVSYALSEMIEDTVAGVYLLRDPDFNVGYRVEAKGMTGTVAAIELRKTRIDADNGDRVVVANREIEPRWTHDVPEAEPADEGPSTAD
- a CDS encoding DUF4870 domain-containing protein, with amino-acid sequence MSSVSSERVEGDTTLAALSHASALFASFLGPILFLLLADDDDELVKQNAKNSLNFQIVVFVALMIAAVLSFVFIGLLLFPVIAVVDLILVLVATVKANYGQVYSCPFTPDIV
- the mvk gene encoding mevalonate kinase, whose protein sequence is MTVCEAPGKVYLFGEHAVVYGEPAVPAAIERRAAVTAEPREDDHVRVEAEDLSLDGFTVEYSGGTGDRPDVDVPTPLVEAAMGYVDAAVEQAREAADAPDAGFDITVESDIPLGAGLGSSAAVVVAGIDAATRALGEPLDRRELADRAYQAEFEVQDGQASRADTFCSTMGGAVRVEGDDCELIDAPNLPFVVGFDGGAGDTGELVAGVRELREEHGFAADTVESIGDVVRTGEELLAEAPADADPEPALLAELGELMDFNHGLLAALGVSARSLDAMVWAARDAGAHGAKLTGAGGGGCIVALDESDATETALSFTQGCEEAFRAELATEGVRVVEP